CGCTACGCTTGATCGATACGCTGACGTACCTGAACTGGCACCAGGGACCGACGCACTCACTGATCCTGCTGCCGCTTTGGGCATGGTTGCTTGCATGGCTGTTCGCATGGCTGAGCCGCATGCGCTACGCTTGGAAATCATTTTATCGGCTCGCGTGTCTGGGCATCGCCATCCATATCGCTGGGGATTTGATCACATCGTACGGGTTGATGCTGTTTGCACCGTTTTCCACTCAGCGTTTTTCACTGCCATTGGTATTTGTCATCGATCTGTGGTTCAGTTTGATCATCATCACCGGTCTGATCGCTTCATGGCGTTATCCGCAACGCGGAATCCCGGCTATCGCGGCATTGCTGGTGTTATGCGGCTATGTCATCTTCTTGTTCACGTTGCACCAGCAAGCCGCCGCCATCGCCGCTCGCCACGCCGAGTCGCGAACCATTTCACACCCGCAGATCGACGTGCTGCCACAGCCGCTCTCGCCGTTTCATTGGAAAATCATCATCCGCGACCGCGAAACTTATCATGTGACGGATATCGATCTATGGGATTCCGGCGGACAACAACAAAGCAACACCGACGCATGGCTCCTGTCAAAAATATCCGCCGCCTACCGGCCGGTCACAGCAAACAACTGGATAATTCAACCAGAATTCGGCAACGATCCGGTCAACAGCACATTAATCCGTGAAGCTTGGCTGGCGCCCGCTTTCGCCCCTTTCCGCGCTTTCGCGCAGTTTCCGGTATTGGATTCCGTGGATACGCAAGAACAGAAATTTTGCGCCTGGTTCTACGACCTGCGCTTCAAATTCCCGGCACTGCCGCCGTCGTTCCGCTACGGTGCATGTCGAGAAAACGATCAGGCCGATTGGCGGATGGTACGGCAGCGGGGATTGTTTTATATTGATTGAATAAGAATAATTTGATAAAAATTGAAAAACTTCCCGCTCATCAATAGACTGTTTACATGATTAGCCGTGGTTTATCGATGAATTAACAATAGGGTCTTAGGAAGTTAAAGCGGGTTTAAACGTAACAATTTAAGAATTTCATGATAGAGATTATCACGGCGATGATTAAAACGAAATTCGGTTTCTTTCAAGTGCAGGTAGAAAGTATGTTCGGGCACACCATTGAACTTGGCCAAACGTCTTTTAGCAAAACTCCAGAAAGACTCGATACCATTAATATGCCGCTCGCCACTGGCAAACTCATTGTCACCATGGTGAACCCTGAAGTGCTTATCAAAGCCGATATCGACCAATCCGTCATAACCACGCCATCCATCGGAATGGATTACGGTATCGGGCGCTACATGCCCACGGATAATGGCTTGCAATGTCGCTTTAGAGCAATCTGGAACAATCTCTGTATAAACTTTTCCTTGGCGTTTAAGCACACCAAAGACTATTGTTTTGCCATAAGCGCCCCGCCCCCTTTTACCCCTGACTCGCTGGACACCAAAGTAAGACTCATCAACTTCTACAGAACCTTGCAGAGGGGATTCAAGTTCGCAATTCTGGGCAATTCGCTGTCGTATTTTAAGATAAATGGTATTGACGGATCGGATAGAAATGCCGGTCAATTGGGCTGTGTCAGTAGCAGTAAAATCCATCGAAAAACATCGAATAAGTTGCCTGAATTTTGCTTCTCTGATTCGAGAACGAAAATAGTATCTGTTTTTAGCATTCATCTCAGAAAGTTAGCACACTTTAGTAAGTGCTTAACTTCCTAAGACCCAACAATATTAGCGATATATCATCTTCCCTGTATTCAGAAAATCAATTACTTTTCAATGAATTCACTCAACACGGATTATTTTGAACGCTGTATCGCTACTCTGAGCCGGGCTTTCAACGGTTTGAATCAGTATCCGCGAGACGATGACATGTACGATATTTATCGTGCGGCTTGCGTCAAGGAATTTGGAATCATTCTGGAGCAAACCGGCAAGCTGCTGAGAAAATGCTTGAAACCGTATTTCGCTTCCAGCAAACAAGCCGATCAGTTGATGTTCAAGGATATTTTCCGTCAAGCGGCGAAACATGGGTTAATTACCCTTGATGAAGCCGAGCGCTGGCTGGTTTACCGGAATAACCGTAACGATACCGCGCATGATTACGACGAGGGCTTTGCCAATCAAACGTTGGCGTTGCTGCCGCAGTTCATCGAGGATGCCCGCCGCATCCCCGAAGTTTTCCGGCGGCAATGACGACACCCCGGCTTCTTCTACGCGAACGTGACCGTCAGCGGTTGATAGCGCTTCTGAATGCATATTTGCCGGACATAACCGCTTGGGCTTATGGTTCGCGAGTTAACGGCACCGCGCATGATGCCAGCGACCTTGATCTGGTATTACGTTCAGCAGATCTAAGCCCGATTCCCGCCGGTGAATTCGAAAGTTTCTTGCAAGCATTGCGCGAATCTAATATTCCAATCCTGATTGAAGCCCGCGATTGGGCAAGGCTACCCTCCGCATTTCATCAAGAAATCCTGAAAAAATATGTGGTAGTTCGAACGGGCAATGCTTGAACGTTTCCGGCTTAGTTAGCGGTTTTGTCACACCAAAACCGCTGGTTCCATGCTAAGACCCGGCAATCTTCCCCCACGAATCGCGCAACGTCACCGAACGGTTGAATACCGGCTTGCCGGGCTTCATGTCGATGCGGTCGGCGACGAAGTAGCCGTTGCGTTCGAACTGGAAGCTTTGTTCGGGCTGCGCGTCGCACAAAGCGGATTCGACATAGGCGCTGATGATTTGTTTAGAGTCGGGATTCAATGCGGTTTTGTAGTCCTTGCCGCCGCTGTCCGGATGCGGATCGGTGAATAGCCGGTCGTACAAGCGTACTTCCGCCGGTTGTGCGTATCCGGCGGATAACCAATGGATATTGCCTTTGACTTTGCGGCTGTCCGCGCCGGGCGTTCCGCTTTTGGTCTCGGGATCGTAGGTGCAGTGGATCGCCTCGATTTCGCCTTGCGCATTTTTATCGACCTGCACGCATTTGACGATGAAGGCGTAACGCAAACGCACTTCCGCACCCGGCGACAAACGGAAATAGCCTTTGGCGGGCACTTCCATAAAATCGTCGCGTTCAATGTACAGCACTTTGGAAAACGGAATCGTGCGTTTGCCCCATTCCGGTTTTTGCGGGTGATTCGGCGCCAAGCAATCCTCCTGCTGCCCTTCCGGATAATTATCGATGATCAGCTTCAGCGGCTTGAGAATGGCAACGCGGCGCGGTGCATGCTCGTTCAAGTCTTCGCGCAAACAATCTTCCAGCACGCTCATGTCGATCCACGAATCCGCTTTGCTGATGCCGATGCGCTCGGCAAACAAGCGGATTGCGCGCGGCGTAAACCCGCGGCGGCGCACACCAACCAAGGTGCTCAGGCGTGGATCATCCCAGCCGTCGACCAGTTTATTTTCCACCAGCTCAATCAATTTACGCTTGCTCATCACGGTGTACGTCAGATTGAGCCGGGCAAATTCGATTTGCTGCGGGTGGCATGGCACCTTATCCGCCAGCTGATCGAGCACCCAATCGTACAACGGCCGGTGATCCTCAAATTCCAAAGTACATAGAGAATGCGTGATTTTTTCCAGTGCGTCGGATATGCAATGCGTGTAGTCGTACATCGGGTAAATGCACCACTGATCGCCGGTGCGCTGATGATGCACGTGGCGGATGCGGTAAATCACCGGATCGCGCATGTTGATATTGGGCGACGCCATATCGATCTTGGCGCGCAACACGTATTGCCCGTCGGCAAATTCACCCGCTTTCATGCGGCGGAATAAATCGAGATTCTCGGCAACCGGCCGGTCGCGGTAAGGACTGTTTCTGCCGGGATTCGTTAATGTGCCGCGATACTCGCGGATTTCCTCGGCGGATAAACTCTCGACATAGGCTTTGCCTTGCGTAATCAAATATTCTGCGAATTCATAGAGCTGGTCGAAATAGTCCGATGAGTAATACAGATGCTTGCCCCAGTCAAAACCCAACCAGGCCACATTGTCGCAAATCGAATCGACGTATTCCTGCGCTTCCTTCTCCGGATTGGTATCGTCGAAACGTAAATGGCACACGCCGTTGTAATCGTGCGCAATCCCGAAATTCAGGCAAATGCTCTTGGCATGACCGATATGCAAATAGCCGTTCGGTTCCGGCGGGAAGCGCGTTTCCACCCGCCCGCCCCATTTGCCGGTGCGATTATCGTCGTCGATGATATTGCGGATGAAATTGGCCGGGGTTGTCGATACAGCGGACGAATTAGTTTCAGGTTTGTCTTTCAAAGCGAATCTCTCGGCATGTTTATAATTGATACTCAAATCGAAGCGAACATCTTCAATTGATGAGATTATAGCGGCGATTGGCTTAAAATCCATCATCCTTAAGCAAATCCCATCCGCTCCGGATCATGCAAAAATACGCCAACCCGGCAAAAAACAACGTATTTTGAATTTGACTTTTGTTGATGCCTGACTTAAAATTCGCGGCTCTTTTTGAATACGCAGGACAGGTTTTTGTGAAAACATTTTCAGCCAAACCGCACGAAGTAAATCATGATTGGTTTGTCATCGATGCGACCGACAAAGTATTGGGCCGCCTTGCTTCGCAGATCGCTCATCGCTTACGCGGCAAACACAAGCCAATTTATACACCGCATGTCGATACCGGCGACTATATCATCGTAGTCAACGCCGATAAATTGCGTGTAACGGGTAATAAAGCCGAAGATAAGATATATTATCGCCATAGCGGCTATCCAGGCGGGATCTATGCGACCAGCTTCAAGAAAATGCATGCGCGTTTCCCGACACGGCCGCTTGAAAAGGCCGTCAAAGGCATGTTGCCTAAAGGTCCGTTAGGATACGCGATGATAAAGAAATTAAAAATATATGCCGGCGATACGCATCCTCACGCCGCGCAACAACCTAAACCACTCGAAATCAGAGCTTAATATCCATGGCTACTCAATATAATTATGGTACCGGCCGGCGTAAAAGCGCGGTTGCGCGTGTTTTCATCAAACCCGGAAAAGGTGCGATCGTCATCAATAACAAACCGATTGATGAATATTTTTCCCGCGAAACGGGCCGCATGATCGCAAGACAACCGTTGGAACTTACAAATAATGCCAATACTTTTGATATTATGGTGAATATTCATGGTGGCGGTGAATCGGGTCAAGCGGGTGCTGTACGTCATGGTATTACACGTGCTTTGATTGACTACGATGCAACTTTAAAGTCAGCCCTTAGCAAAGCAGGATTGGTTACCCGCGATGCACGTGAAGTAGAAAGGAAAAAAGTAGGCTTGCGGAAAGCCCGGCGACGCAAACAATTCTCTAAACGATAATTTTTTATTCGCTGGAATTATCAAAAAGCCGCCTCTTTCCGGGCGGCTTTTTTATTGGATATCAGGCAAACAAAACCAATACCGAGGAAATATAACAGGAGTTGCAATGATCAATGTCGGCATTATCGGTGGAACCGGGTACACAGGTGTGGAGCTATTGCGTTTGTTGGCGCAGCATCCCAAAGTAAAGATCAAGGCCATTACCTCGCGCGGCGAAGCGGGCATGAGTGTTGCGGATTTATTCACCAATCTGCGCGGACATATCGACCTCAAATTCAGCGATCCGGCTGATGCCAAACTCACCAAGTGCGACCTGGTTTTTTTTGCCACACCGAACGGTATTGCCATGCAACAAGCGGAATCCCTGCTGAAAGCCGGCGTCAAAGTGATCGATCTGGCGGCTGATTTCCGCATCAAGGATGTCGCCGAGTGGGAAAAATGGTACGGCATGCAGCATGCCTGCCCTGATCTGGTAGCAGAAGCGGTATATGGTTTACCGGAAATCAACCGCGAACAAGTAAAGAACGCGCGTTTGATCGCCAATCCTGGATGCTATCCGACGGCGGTGCAACTGGGCTTCCTGCCGCTGATCGAAGCCGGTGTCATCGATATCAAGCACTTGATCGCCGACGTCAAATCCGGTGTGTCCGGCGCGGGACGGAAAGCCGAGGTGCATACCTTGCACGCCGAAGCATCGGATAATTTCAAAGCTTATGGCGTTCCGGGGCACCGGCATCTGCCCGAAATCAAACAAGGTCTTTCCAATGTCGCCCAGAAACCTGTCGGCTTAACGTTTGTTCCGCACCTGGTACCGATGATCCGCGGCATTCATGCGACACTGTACGCCAAGCTGACAAAAAACATCGACTTGCAAGCACTGTATGAGAAACGCTACCAGAATGAAGCGTTCGTCGACGTGCTGCCCGCTGGCAGGCATCCGGAAACCCGTTCTGTGCGCGGCTCGAATTTGTGCCGTATCGCCGTGCATCAACCGCAAAACAGCGACACGGTCGTAGTTCTCTCGGTCACCGACAATCTGGTCAAAGGCGCAGCCGGTCAAGCGATACAGAATATGAACATCATGTTCGGCTTGCCGGAAACCCTCGGCATCCATCAGGTTCCTCTGCTGCCTTGAGCATGCATTCTACGCCGATTATCAGGCGCGGATAGATCGAATACTAATCGGTGAGGTATCGCAGTGTTAAAGCTTTTTCAAAAAAAACCTCAGATTCTGTCTCCGCGCGTTGTAGTCCGCCCGCGCCGTTCATGGCAATTCTATTTGTTCACCGCTGTTACAGTCTGCGCTTTGCTGGCACTGCTTTCTTGGGGCATGTATGAAGCCGGCAGGCAATCGGTAAACGATCACAACGATACCATCGAGGAAAAATCAACGTATTTATTCGATCCGGGCAGTTGCCGGCAGACCAAAAAGCAGCAATTGTGCACTCAGATCGGCGATCTGACTCAGCAATTGCAAATCGGCACAACCGCCAACGAGAATCTCGCCGAAGAAGTAAAGTCGCTGGCCAGCGAAAATGATCAATTAAAAGAAAAGCTGGTATTTTTCCAGCATCTGGTCGCCAGCAACACCAAAAGCGGGATCTCCATTTACCAATTCAATCTGCAAGAAACGGAAACAGCGGGGAAATACCGTTACGCGCTGACCCTCATTCAGGGCGGGGAAAGACCAAGCGACTTCAAGGGAAGCTTGCGGTTCAAGGTCAAATTGACACAGAATGGACAAAGCAAAGCAGTCCCCCTTACCAACAAGAACGCCAAGCAGGATTTCCCTGTTCATTTCAAGTTTTTCCATCGGCTGGAAGAAAACTTTCAAGTCGCGCCGGATACCACGGTAGAAAATATTCAAGTACAGATTTATAAAAATGGCGACAAAAAACCGTTTGTAACTAAAACTGTCCAACCGGCATCGTGAAGGAGAAAAAATGTTCGGCCGAAAAAAGAAAAACCAGCTCCACCATCATATCGATACCTTGATTGGGGCAAACACAACCATCACCGGCGATATTCATTTTACCGGCGGCTTGCGGGTCGACGGGCAGGTCACGGGTAACGTCCTGTCGGCGGACGACGAGCAAAGTACGCTGGTATTGAGTAACGAAGGCAGCATCAAAGGTAAAATAAAGGCCGCCAACGTCGTCATTAACGGCACTGTCATCGGTCCGATCGATGCGCCGGGCTATTTGGAATTACAGGAGAAAGCCAAGGTCTATGGAGATATGCAGTACGGTTCGATAGAAATACAGCTGGGCGCTTCCGTCGACGGCAAAATGATCCACCACAATAAACCGGAAACCGGAAATGCGCAGCAAGCCGAGAAGATGATAACATTACTGCCACCCTCGGCCGATCAGCCGCACCTCTCAAGCGAAAAAGAGGCATGAGCGATAAGATCACAGCGCATCGGCGGCAATATCTATGCA
The nucleotide sequence above comes from Gammaproteobacteria bacterium. Encoded proteins:
- a CDS encoding glutamine--tRNA ligase/YqeY domain fusion protein, whose product is MDFKPIAAIISSIEDVRFDLSINYKHAERFALKDKPETNSSAVSTTPANFIRNIIDDDNRTGKWGGRVETRFPPEPNGYLHIGHAKSICLNFGIAHDYNGVCHLRFDDTNPEKEAQEYVDSICDNVAWLGFDWGKHLYYSSDYFDQLYEFAEYLITQGKAYVESLSAEEIREYRGTLTNPGRNSPYRDRPVAENLDLFRRMKAGEFADGQYVLRAKIDMASPNINMRDPVIYRIRHVHHQRTGDQWCIYPMYDYTHCISDALEKITHSLCTLEFEDHRPLYDWVLDQLADKVPCHPQQIEFARLNLTYTVMSKRKLIELVENKLVDGWDDPRLSTLVGVRRRGFTPRAIRLFAERIGISKADSWIDMSVLEDCLREDLNEHAPRRVAILKPLKLIIDNYPEGQQEDCLAPNHPQKPEWGKRTIPFSKVLYIERDDFMEVPAKGYFRLSPGAEVRLRYAFIVKCVQVDKNAQGEIEAIHCTYDPETKSGTPGADSRKVKGNIHWLSAGYAQPAEVRLYDRLFTDPHPDSGGKDYKTALNPDSKQIISAYVESALCDAQPEQSFQFERNGYFVADRIDMKPGKPVFNRSVTLRDSWGKIAGS
- the rpsI gene encoding 30S ribosomal protein S9, which codes for MATQYNYGTGRRKSAVARVFIKPGKGAIVINNKPIDEYFSRETGRMIARQPLELTNNANTFDIMVNIHGGGESGQAGAVRHGITRALIDYDATLKSALSKAGLVTRDAREVERKKVGLRKARRRKQFSKR
- a CDS encoding nucleotidyltransferase domain-containing protein, whose protein sequence is MTTPRLLLRERDRQRLIALLNAYLPDITAWAYGSRVNGTAHDASDLDLVLRSADLSPIPAGEFESFLQALRESNIPILIEARDWARLPSAFHQEILKKYVVVRTGNA
- a CDS encoding nucleotidyltransferase substrate binding protein, with amino-acid sequence MNSLNTDYFERCIATLSRAFNGLNQYPRDDDMYDIYRAACVKEFGIILEQTGKLLRKCLKPYFASSKQADQLMFKDIFRQAAKHGLITLDEAERWLVYRNNRNDTAHDYDEGFANQTLALLPQFIEDARRIPEVFRRQ
- a CDS encoding metal-dependent hydrolase yields the protein MDPITHALSGALLARAAAPVSPTHPEQTSLPLRLQVAAGFAAAAFPDVDLALRLIDTLTYLNWHQGPTHSLILLPLWAWLLAWLFAWLSRMRYAWKSFYRLACLGIAIHIAGDLITSYGLMLFAPFSTQRFSLPLVFVIDLWFSLIIITGLIASWRYPQRGIPAIAALLVLCGYVIFLFTLHQQAAAIAARHAESRTISHPQIDVLPQPLSPFHWKIIIRDRETYHVTDIDLWDSGGQQQSNTDAWLLSKISAAYRPVTANNWIIQPEFGNDPVNSTLIREAWLAPAFAPFRAFAQFPVLDSVDTQEQKFCAWFYDLRFKFPALPPSFRYGACRENDQADWRMVRQRGLFYID
- a CDS encoding N-acetyl-gamma-glutamyl-phosphate reductase, whose amino-acid sequence is MINVGIIGGTGYTGVELLRLLAQHPKVKIKAITSRGEAGMSVADLFTNLRGHIDLKFSDPADAKLTKCDLVFFATPNGIAMQQAESLLKAGVKVIDLAADFRIKDVAEWEKWYGMQHACPDLVAEAVYGLPEINREQVKNARLIANPGCYPTAVQLGFLPLIEAGVIDIKHLIADVKSGVSGAGRKAEVHTLHAEASDNFKAYGVPGHRHLPEIKQGLSNVAQKPVGLTFVPHLVPMIRGIHATLYAKLTKNIDLQALYEKRYQNEAFVDVLPAGRHPETRSVRGSNLCRIAVHQPQNSDTVVVLSVTDNLVKGAAGQAIQNMNIMFGLPETLGIHQVPLLP
- the rplM gene encoding 50S ribosomal protein L13, which codes for MKTFSAKPHEVNHDWFVIDATDKVLGRLASQIAHRLRGKHKPIYTPHVDTGDYIIVVNADKLRVTGNKAEDKIYYRHSGYPGGIYATSFKKMHARFPTRPLEKAVKGMLPKGPLGYAMIKKLKIYAGDTHPHAAQQPKPLEIRA
- a CDS encoding polymer-forming cytoskeletal protein, producing MFGRKKKNQLHHHIDTLIGANTTITGDIHFTGGLRVDGQVTGNVLSADDEQSTLVLSNEGSIKGKIKAANVVINGTVIGPIDAPGYLELQEKAKVYGDMQYGSIEIQLGASVDGKMIHHNKPETGNAQQAEKMITLLPPSADQPHLSSEKEA
- a CDS encoding IS1595 family transposase, encoding MNAKNRYYFRSRIREAKFRQLIRCFSMDFTATDTAQLTGISIRSVNTIYLKIRQRIAQNCELESPLQGSVEVDESYFGVQRVRGKRGRGAYGKTIVFGVLKRQGKVYTEIVPDCSKATLQAIIRGHVAPDTVIHSDGWRGYDGLVDIGFDKHFRVHHGDNEFASGERHINGIESFWSFAKRRLAKFNGVPEHTFYLHLKETEFRFNHRRDNLYHEILKLLRLNPL